In Mercenaria mercenaria strain notata chromosome 13, MADL_Memer_1, whole genome shotgun sequence, the DNA window gaccatgtggggccaaaaactaggccactaggcactaggccagatcaactctggtgagcgatatataaaggccatcatgaccctcttgttttataaggCTAACGCCTAATTTACCCTATATCAACTTCCCTCACAGCATTAATCAGCCACACAGCTCATTTTCACTTTCAAACATTCTGAGAGTAGCAATCCTAACTTACCCACGGCTAGGCAGTCAGTGACCGCAATGATAATAGCAAGAACCTAAGGCTTTACATTTATCATGCAAAAAATAGTCAAACCCTATACCTAACCCCGTTTTACTTAAACTCTTTACTGATGGGACCAATCACCCAAGAAGCCGATTTCGTTTTGGAGAATCTTATatcagctcgaagatcgaaattcaacttcataactcgaaattcaaattttcaaaacctCTAATTCCAAAATAGCATTGGGCCAGCTGCAAAAGCCGAATTTCGACCTTGTATTGAATTAACTGCATGTTCAGCGATTGATACTGAATTTTGTAGAAATTGAATATCGAGCTAACATTGtgtttcgagccagctcgaaaatcGTACAAATTTTGAAAAGACGAATTTCAATGTAATACTGAAACTGGGATCTGCTCAAGAtgataattcaaaatttaaaaatcgtGCCAGATCGGATATAtctaaattcaagtttttaaGAAGCTAAATAGATTACAgccggtattatatttcaatcctgctcaaatgttcaaaacaatcgAATTTAAAGGTAAGATTGAATGTGAAACTACCTTTTGAAACAGCTGAATTTCGATCTTGCATAGATTTCATTTTCGAGCCCGCTCGACGTCTCGAAAATCTAGCACTGCATGTCAGACAAACTCTCAAAAGTCACATTTACAATTTGAATATCGATTAGGTATTGAATTAAGAGCCAGCTTGAAGATCGCAATTCAAATTGTCAAAAAGCCCGTTGACTAGAAATTCATGCTAGCTCGAgatatttgaatttcgatcttccaACTGCCTCTAATTTCAACTCTACCTcgaaatttggtgctttcttttgattttaatctCGATTTCCGAGTTTGTTTGAAATTCAATGTCAGCGCAATTCAACGTCATCCGttcgaaaatttgaaattttatcatcTAACTTGCCCAATATATGCCgcctcaaatttcaacgttttgaaacttttaagttttttcttcttACACGCTGGAAATTTATTTCAAGCTCGAAAAAATCAGTTCTTCGACAGTCTCAAAATTCAATGCTGGCTCGAATTTGCTACTGAAACATTTCAGTTTCGAGCTAGATCCAAATTCGATGCGAATTCGAAATTCTGCTattctaaattttgtattttgatcctcaatctgtttaaaattgactattgacTGTAAAAAAATCAGATTATGGAGCATCCACTAATTTCTAAATCCGTAAATATCAGTCCTTACCGTTAGTGAACTTAAATTCCGAAAGAATTGGCGGAAATATACGCGATTGTTCGAGTGTTTCCGATAACGTATAAAAAACAACCTAAACACATCTACAAAACGCTAAAAAAGGACCATTTTCtgcttcacctagaaaactgaagtttatatgaaacaatagctaaatgaatatatctaTTACTAAGCCGTTTGCAAAGTTTTTGAAGGGGCAAATAAGAAACtgtttattctttgttaaacagaagtaATTTCAGCCAATTATCCGTATTTTACTATTTATCTagttgtagatagacagacataaagtatacgcaaaaagaccattttcttttaaatttattttgaaagtaaaatatttgtaagaaGACAATATATTGAacattatcacatcgtttgcaaagctaaaatacctacaatactttttatataaatttaaatagatTAAAGGAtcccttctttgcgctatataaaatattttcactcgatGGGTCTATTTCTTCCATATGTGTTAAACTCATTCCAGGAAGGACCCCCGGACCCCCTGCCCCTACCCCCATCCCGCAGGAGCCGGCCATGCAAATATATCAAGTTTACTTTGTGTATAACTTGATCGCTTtgcaataaatgtatttttattgtcGCACGTGTGACTGATACTTTTATGGGTAATCCCGCAATTGCATTTCGGCTCTCAACAAATTACAGCCTATGGCTACATGGGTCTCCCGAACACCGTTACCCAAGTGTTAcaccgataaaatgtaaaatgttttttatactcGATGTTATTCCAAGAAAATGTATACACAGGGGATTACCGATGTTTGAGTTTCATGTAAACATGCGCCGAATGAACGCATGCTGTCTCAAAGGAAAGAAACAGGCAGTCCATGAAATAAATTAAGTAgcgtattttattattatgacgCCACTGTCTGGAACGGCGCGACCAATAGcggcatgaaaaagaaatttcaaaggGTAGTAGTTGTTGTAGTGATGGTAGTGGTAGTATTTGTAAGTGGTAGTGGAGATGGTtatagtagtagtggtagtggtaatGATGGTGGTAGATCTAGTGGTAGCATTTGGTGGCAGTTGTGGAAGTAGTGGTTGTGGAAGTGgtagtggtggtagtagtagtagtggtggtagaAATGGTAGTGGTGGTgttagtggtagtggtagtggtagaagtagtagtggtggtggtagtggtggtggcgCTAGTTAGTAGTGGTAATGgcagtagtggtggtggtagtggtagtggtagtggtggatatagtaatagtagtagtggttttggtggtggtagtggtggtagtggtagtgatAGCGGTAGTGTTAGTGGTAGTAgcggtggtggtagtggtagtagtagtagtgatggTAGAGGTAGTAGCGGTGGttgtagtggtagtggtggtgttgCTACTGGTAGTGATGATAGTAGTGGTGGTGAttgtagtagtagtggtagtggtgctGGTAGTGATAGTAGTGGTCGTgttagtggtagtggtggtggtggtagtggtagtagtagtcgtggtggtggtagtggtggtggtggaggtatTGGTAATAGTGGTGGTGGTATTGatggtagtagtggtggtggtggtagttgTAGTAGCGGTAGTAGTGGTAATAGTGGTGGTGGAAGTTGTAgcagtggtagtggtggtggtggtggtagtggtggtggtaccgATAGTAGTCATGGTAGTCGTGGtagtgatggtggtggtggtagtggtactAGTGGTTGTGGTTgtggtagtagtggtagtggtggttgtagtagtagtggtggtggtggtagtggtagtggtagtggtagtggtggaaGTGGTAGTGATGAtggtggtggtagtagtggtagtggttgtGGTGGTTGTAGTATTGGTAGTGGTTGTTGTAGtcgtagtagtggtggtggttgtGGTTGTGGTAGTGGCAGTTCGAACTAACTGGACAGCAGATCGCATCGATCGGGTGGCGATTTCGTACAGCAATCGAGTTTCGTTTTTCGATCTTTTTCCGATCTAGGCAATTTCTAAACAACCAAGAATCGACTTAAAAACGTTTTACCACATATTATAAGTTACGAGCAAACTGGATTCATGAAAGGAAGATATATAGGAGAAAATGTGCgccttatttttgaaattatagaatatctcaatcaacaaaatttacctggtcttcttttgttttcagattATGAAAAGGCATTTGATAGTTTAAGCCATGATTTTATAATGCTAAGTTTAAAGCACTTCAATTTTGGACAGTCtttcataaaatgggtaaagCTCTTTTATAGTGATATCACCAGTCTGATTATTAACAATGGTTTTTTATCAGAGAGTGTTCAAATTGAACGTGGGGTTCGACAAGGCTGTCCTCTTTCTTCTTCGCTGTTTATCGTTTGCATGGAATTATTAACTAATACTATAAGAAAAGATGAACACATCAAAGGAATCAATATaggaaatactgaaataaaacaaacactttttgcagatgatgcaaCATATATTAACAACGGTAATAAAGAATCGTTTGAGAGATTAATAGATGTTATAACTGATTTTGGCAATGTTTCGGGACTTactcttaatataacaaaaacaataatacttAGAGTAGGATCATTAAAAAACTCAGATGTGAAATACGCAACAAATAAAGATTTCATTTGGACATCAAAAAGCGCAAAAACTCTTGGTATGACATTTTATAATGACAGggaatcaaatataaaattaa includes these proteins:
- the LOC128547647 gene encoding uncharacterized histidine-rich protein DDB_G0274557-like encodes the protein MIRLIEGFGKLSTVFVWPSVGGRVNFDKKMGKVYSIKPARAGTPNTDARLFQYSCCRNHIDYWRPVYNHNHHHYYDYNNHYQYYNHYHYHHHHHYHDYHDYYRYHHHYHHHHHYHCYNFHHHYYHYYRYYNYHHHHYYHQYHHHYYQYLHHHHYHHHDYYYHYHHHHYH